The following proteins are co-located in the Paralichthys olivaceus isolate ysfri-2021 chromosome 10, ASM2471397v2, whole genome shotgun sequence genome:
- the tbl1x gene encoding F-box-like/WD repeat-containing protein TBL1X — MSITSDEVNFLVYRYLQESGFSHSAFTFGIESHISQSNINGTLVPPAALISILQKGLQYVEAEISINEDGTVFDGRPIESLSLIDAVMPDVVQTRQQAFRDKLAQQQAAGAMAASTSGIQSIAPKNGEATVNGEENGTHNMNNHIEPMEMELDVAIPASQATVLRGHESEVFICAWNPVSDLLASGSGDSTARIWNLNENNNSNSTQLVLRHCIREGGQDVPSNKDVTSLDWNSDGTLLATGSYDGFARIWTKDGNLASTLGQHKGPIFALKWNKKGNSILSAGVDKTTIIWDAHTGEAKQQFPFHSAPALDVDWQNNSTFASCSTDMCIHVCRLGSDRPLKTFQGHTNEVNAIKWDPSGMLLASCSDDMTLKIWSMKQESCVHDLQAHSKEIYTIKWSPTGPGTNNPNSNIMLASASFDSTVRLWDVERGVCIHTLTKHQEPVYSVAFSPDGKHLASGSFDKCVHIWNTTTGALVYSYRGTGGIFEVCWNSTGDKVGASASDGSVCVLDLRK; from the exons ATGAGTATTACCAGCGACGAAGTGAACTTCTTGGTCTACAGATACCTCCAAGAATCAG gtttCTCCCACTCAGCATTCACCTTTGGCATTGAGAGCCACATTAGCCAGTCTAACATTAATGGAACACTAGTGCCCCCTGCAGCCCTCATCTCCATCCTGCAGAAAGGGCTACAGTATGTGGAGGCAGAGATCAGCATCAAtgag GATGGTACAGTCTTCGACGGTCGACCGATCGAGTCGTTGTCGCTCATCGACGCTGTGATGCCAGATGTGGTGCAGACACGACAGCAGGCCTTCCGCGACAAGTTAGcccagcagcaggcagctggtGCCATGGCAGCTTCAACCTCTGGAATCCAGTCTATTGCACCAAAGAATGGAGAAGCCACCGTGAATGGGGAGGAGAATGGCACTCACAACATGA ATAACCACATCGAGCCCATGGAGATGGAGTTAGATGTTGCGATACCAGCCAGTCAGGCCACAGTGCTCCGAGGCCACGAGTCTGAAGTGTTCATCTGCGCTTGGAACCCTGTCAGCGATCTGCTGGCTTCAGG CTCGGGAGATTCGACCGCCAGGATCTGGAACCTGAACGAGAATAATAATTCCAACTCTACCCAGCTCGTGCTGCGCCACTGTATCCGAGAAGGTGGCCAGGATGTCCCCAGCAACAAAGACGTCACCTCACTAGACTGGAAT AGCGACGGGACTCTACTGGCAACTGGCTCGTACGATGGATTTGCCAGGATATGGACGAAGGATG GAAATCTGGCAAGCACCTTGGGGCAGCACAAAGGGCCCATATTTGCACTCAAGTGGAACAAGAAGGGGAACTCTATTCTCAGTGCTGGCGTAGATAAG ACGACAATCATTTGGGATGCACACACAGGAGAAGCCAAGCAGCAGTTCCCTTTTCACTCAG CCCCAGCTCTGGATGTCGACTGGCAGAACAACTCCACCTTTGCCTCCTGTAGCACAGACATGTGCATCCACGTCTGTCGACTTGGCAGTGACCGGCCACTCAAAACTTTCCAGGGCCACACG AATGAAGTTAATGCCATTAAGTGGGATCCGTCAGGGATGCTGCTCGCCTCCTGCTCAGATGACATGACGTTAAAG ATCTGGAGTATGAAGCAAGAGTCCTGTGTTCACGACCTCCAGGCTCACAGTAAAGAGATCTACACAATCAAGTGGAGTCCCACAGGCCCTGGCACAAACAACCCCAACTCTAACATCATGCTTGCCAG TGCCTCCTTCGACTCGACAGTGCGGCTGTGGGATGTCGAGCGAGGCGTTTGTATTCACACACTGACCAAGCACCAAGAGCCCGTCTACAGCGTGGCCTTCAGCCCAGACGGCAAACACCTGGCCAGCGGCTCCTTCGATAAGTGTGTCCACATTTGGAACACCACG ACTGGAGCCTTGGTGTACAGCTACAGGGGCACTGGTGGTATTTTCGAGGTTTGTTGGAACAGCACCGGGGACAAAGTTGGAGCCAGTGCATCAGACGGCTCG GTATGTGTTCTCGATCTCCGAAAATAG